A window from Vulcanimicrobium alpinum encodes these proteins:
- the selA gene encoding L-seryl-tRNA(Sec) selenium transferase, with product MPAVHRVLDEPRVARFVVLLGAPTAKRHVVAALDAARAAEVTPPASAVVDDALVRLAGEAQRGLVGVLNGTGVLLHTNLGRAPLAAAALDAIAAAAGGASNLEFDLTTGTRGSRYERLDALLRAVTGAEASLVVNNCAAAVLLVLDTFARAPDGSAREVIVARGQLVEIGGGFRLPDVLARSGARLVEVGATNKVRIADYAHALSPRTALLMRAHPSNYRIEGFTEDVTAPELVALGARAGVPVIEDLGSGALEDVRPYGLPGERTVAEAVSDGVDLVTFSADKLLGGPQAGIIAGRRAAIARLRANPLLRALRVGSVTIAALGATLRLHVEGTVREQIPLYRMLATPIDALRARAEALVARVDGLDVHVAGHEGYAGGGTLPLAPLPSIALAWRPADGDVNAAAARLRAGDPPVVARIDGDAVAIDLRTIPPARDADLAAALLAAAR from the coding sequence CTGCCGGCCGTCCACCGGGTTCTCGACGAACCGCGCGTCGCGCGGTTCGTCGTGCTCTTGGGGGCGCCGACGGCGAAGCGGCACGTCGTCGCCGCGCTCGACGCGGCGCGTGCAGCCGAGGTAACGCCGCCGGCATCCGCCGTCGTGGATGATGCGCTCGTCCGCCTCGCGGGCGAAGCGCAGCGCGGTCTCGTCGGCGTGCTGAACGGCACCGGCGTTCTGCTGCACACCAACCTCGGGCGCGCACCGCTCGCCGCGGCGGCGCTCGACGCGATCGCGGCGGCCGCCGGCGGCGCGTCGAATCTGGAGTTCGATCTGACGACCGGGACGCGCGGCTCGCGCTACGAGCGGCTCGACGCGCTGCTGCGCGCGGTCACCGGTGCGGAAGCGAGCCTCGTGGTGAACAACTGCGCGGCGGCGGTCCTGCTCGTCCTCGACACCTTCGCGCGCGCGCCCGACGGCTCCGCGCGTGAGGTGATCGTCGCGCGTGGTCAGCTCGTCGAGATCGGCGGCGGCTTTCGCCTTCCCGACGTGCTCGCGCGCAGCGGCGCGCGGCTCGTCGAGGTCGGAGCGACCAACAAGGTTCGCATCGCCGACTACGCGCACGCGCTCTCGCCGCGCACCGCGCTGCTGATGCGCGCGCATCCCTCGAACTATCGCATCGAGGGCTTCACCGAAGACGTCACCGCACCGGAACTCGTCGCGCTGGGCGCGCGCGCCGGCGTTCCGGTGATCGAAGATCTCGGCAGCGGCGCGCTGGAAGATGTGCGTCCGTACGGACTGCCCGGCGAGCGCACCGTCGCCGAAGCGGTCTCCGACGGCGTCGATCTGGTGACGTTCTCCGCCGACAAACTGCTGGGCGGACCGCAGGCGGGGATCATCGCCGGTCGCCGCGCCGCCATCGCACGCCTGCGCGCGAACCCGCTGCTGCGCGCTCTGCGCGTCGGGTCGGTGACGATCGCCGCGCTCGGCGCGACGCTGCGCCTGCACGTCGAGGGTACCGTGCGCGAACAAATCCCGCTCTACCGCATGCTCGCGACGCCGATCGACGCGCTGCGCGCGCGCGCCGAGGCGCTGGTCGCGCGTGTGGACGGGCTCGATGTGCACGTCGCGGGACACGAAGGCTACGCCGGCGGCGGAACGCTCCCGCTCGCTCCGCTGCCCTCGATCGCGCTCGCATGGCGGCCCGCGGACGGCGACGTCAATGCGGCTGCGGCACGCCTGCGCGCCGGCGATCCGCCGGTGGTTGCGCGGATCGACGGCGATGCGGTTGCGATCGACCTGCGCACGATTCCGCCCGCACGCGACGCCGACCTCGCGGCGGCGCTGCTCGCCGCCGCGCGCTGA
- the selB gene encoding selenocysteine-specific translation elongation factor, which produces MHVVGTAGHVDHGKSSLVQALTGTDPDRWIEEKLRGMTLDLGFAHLRFPDGVEAGIVDVPGHERFVHNMLAGAAGMELLLLVVAANEGVMPQTLEHLAILAHLDVRRAIVVLAKRDLVDDAELRAVEEEIRAALASTIVAGAPFVAVSTRTGEGVETLRDAIHDALVALPERASDAPVFLPVDRVFAISGRGTVVTGTLVQGTIRAGDTLQIDEPAREVRVRSLQVFGESRQAVSAGARVAVNVAGVDVAELHRGAVLADRAVGVANAMRVRFRTAGAPLRRRTPVRAHLGAAEILGTLVFDTAPAAEETSDATLFLRRAAATYPGEAFVARALSPKALLGGGTIGSTATAQIGDTAQSERETILAVLGASGLAPLGSAEIAARANVREERAEELLAELAARGTVRRLQKPVTYLGGAAADELTARIAAILARREAETPWVLGVTSLALARELAVDEPLLLRVLAADAEDGRIVARVGYYATLAHRPQLTSEQYAFFDRAAAADAAATLVPVELETLVAEIKRTKIPGLGQAFDTLLATGALVKVGADVYRGSQIAEIRRRLEASIRRDGPITMARFRDAVGTTRKYAVPLMEWFDATGVTVRDGDVRSLRGATRR; this is translated from the coding sequence ATGCACGTCGTCGGGACCGCAGGCCATGTCGATCACGGAAAGTCGTCGCTGGTGCAGGCGCTCACCGGGACCGATCCCGATCGCTGGATCGAAGAGAAACTGCGCGGGATGACGCTCGACCTCGGCTTCGCGCACTTGCGTTTCCCCGACGGGGTCGAAGCCGGGATCGTCGACGTCCCCGGCCACGAACGTTTCGTGCACAACATGCTCGCCGGCGCGGCGGGGATGGAGCTGCTGCTGCTCGTCGTCGCCGCGAACGAAGGCGTGATGCCGCAGACGCTCGAGCATCTCGCGATCCTCGCGCATCTCGACGTACGGCGCGCGATCGTCGTGCTCGCCAAACGCGATCTCGTCGACGACGCCGAACTCCGCGCGGTCGAGGAGGAGATCCGGGCTGCGCTGGCCTCGACGATCGTCGCCGGCGCCCCGTTCGTCGCCGTCTCGACGCGGACCGGCGAGGGCGTCGAGACCCTGCGCGACGCGATCCACGACGCGCTCGTCGCGCTTCCCGAGCGCGCATCCGACGCACCGGTCTTCCTTCCGGTCGATCGCGTCTTCGCGATCTCTGGTCGCGGAACGGTGGTGACCGGGACGCTCGTGCAGGGGACGATCCGCGCCGGCGACACGCTGCAGATCGACGAACCGGCGCGCGAGGTCCGCGTACGGTCGCTGCAGGTGTTCGGCGAGTCGCGCCAGGCGGTCTCAGCCGGCGCGCGCGTCGCCGTGAACGTCGCCGGTGTCGATGTCGCCGAACTGCATCGCGGCGCCGTGCTCGCCGATCGCGCCGTCGGGGTCGCAAACGCGATGCGCGTGCGCTTTCGCACCGCGGGCGCGCCGCTGCGCCGGCGGACGCCCGTGCGCGCGCATCTCGGCGCCGCGGAGATCCTCGGCACGCTGGTCTTCGACACCGCGCCGGCGGCGGAGGAGACGAGCGATGCAACGCTGTTTCTGCGCCGCGCCGCCGCGACGTATCCGGGCGAGGCGTTCGTCGCACGCGCCCTTTCGCCGAAGGCGCTGCTCGGCGGCGGGACGATCGGGAGCACCGCGACCGCGCAGATCGGCGACACCGCGCAGAGCGAGCGCGAGACGATCCTGGCCGTGCTCGGCGCGTCGGGTCTCGCGCCGCTGGGTTCGGCGGAAATCGCCGCGCGCGCGAACGTGCGCGAGGAGCGCGCGGAGGAACTGCTCGCCGAGCTGGCCGCGCGCGGGACGGTGCGGCGTCTGCAGAAGCCCGTCACGTATCTCGGCGGCGCCGCCGCCGACGAACTGACCGCGCGGATCGCGGCGATCCTCGCGCGTCGCGAGGCTGAGACGCCGTGGGTGCTCGGCGTCACGTCGCTCGCGCTCGCGCGCGAGCTCGCGGTCGACGAACCGCTGCTGCTCCGCGTGCTCGCCGCCGACGCCGAGGACGGGCGCATCGTCGCGCGAGTCGGATATTACGCGACGCTCGCCCATCGCCCGCAGTTGACCAGCGAGCAGTACGCGTTCTTCGACCGCGCCGCCGCCGCCGACGCGGCGGCGACGCTCGTTCCGGTCGAGCTCGAGACGCTCGTCGCCGAAATCAAGCGCACGAAGATCCCCGGCTTGGGACAAGCCTTCGACACGCTGCTGGCGACCGGCGCGCTGGTGAAGGTCGGCGCCGACGTCTACCGCGGCTCGCAGATCGCGGAGATTCGCCGCCGGCTCGAGGCGTCGATCCGGCGCGACGGTCCGATCACGATGGCGCGCTTTCGCGACGCGGTGGGGACGACGCGCAAGTACGCCGTCCCGCTGATGGAATGGTTCGACGCGACCGGGGTGACGGTGCGCGACGGCGACGTCCGGTCGCTGCGCGGCGCTACGCGACGCTGA
- a CDS encoding acetamidase/formamidase family protein, producing the protein MFGCSDEGGIARVSAEVRDAWASDARRARLRAHDASDAGAIESRYEALRDGRAAPADPTAASPSTGDAETTWTSTSAPVALGRTHRIPSTVDTVAQGIFDPNAAPVATIDSGDVVVYENTWTHFSNRLQPGVSADALAAMRRAIPGRGVHSIIGPIFVRGAMPGDVLQLRMLRLETIDFGANFHNPGALVTGSLHAEFAHGHVRYFDLSADDGYVYFNDRIRLALKPFQGTLGVAPAGDVPVSSVAPGRFGGNIDLKDLTAGSSLFVPVTHPGALIFTGDSHAVQADGEVNITAIETGMREVRMQVIVHKNAGWTWPFAETPTHWIALGMDTHLNEALRIALRQTIAFLHERAGLTRDESYSLASIGVDFRVTQMVNVINGVHAMIPKEIFAPDYRSTISVA; encoded by the coding sequence ATGTTCGGCTGCAGCGACGAAGGCGGGATCGCGCGCGTCTCCGCCGAGGTCCGCGATGCGTGGGCCTCCGATGCCCGCCGCGCGCGTCTGCGCGCGCACGACGCGTCCGACGCCGGCGCGATCGAGTCGCGCTACGAAGCGCTGCGCGACGGACGCGCCGCGCCCGCCGACCCGACGGCGGCGTCGCCGTCGACCGGCGACGCGGAGACGACGTGGACCTCGACCAGCGCTCCCGTCGCGCTGGGACGCACGCACCGCATTCCGTCGACCGTCGACACGGTCGCGCAGGGGATCTTCGATCCGAACGCCGCGCCGGTCGCGACGATCGACTCTGGCGACGTCGTCGTCTACGAGAACACCTGGACGCATTTCTCGAACCGGCTGCAGCCCGGCGTGAGCGCCGACGCGCTCGCGGCGATGCGGCGCGCGATTCCGGGGCGCGGCGTGCACAGCATCATCGGGCCGATCTTCGTACGCGGAGCGATGCCGGGCGACGTCCTGCAGCTGCGGATGCTGCGCCTCGAGACGATCGATTTCGGCGCCAACTTTCACAACCCGGGCGCGCTCGTTACCGGCTCGCTGCACGCCGAGTTCGCGCACGGACACGTCCGCTATTTCGATCTCTCGGCGGACGACGGGTACGTCTATTTCAACGACCGCATCCGGCTCGCGCTCAAGCCGTTTCAGGGGACGCTCGGCGTCGCGCCCGCGGGCGACGTGCCGGTGAGTTCGGTCGCACCCGGCCGCTTCGGCGGCAACATCGATCTCAAAGACCTCACCGCGGGATCGTCGCTGTTCGTCCCGGTGACGCATCCCGGCGCCCTGATCTTCACCGGCGACTCACACGCGGTGCAGGCCGACGGCGAAGTGAACATCACCGCGATCGAGACCGGGATGCGCGAGGTGCGCATGCAGGTGATCGTCCACAAGAACGCCGGCTGGACGTGGCCGTTCGCCGAGACGCCGACGCACTGGATCGCGCTGGGGATGGACACGCACTTGAACGAAGCGCTGCGGATCGCGCTGCGTCAGACGATCGCGTTCCTGCACGAGCGCGCCGGGCTGACCCGCGACGAATCCTACAGCCTCGCGTCGATCGGCGTCGACTTCCGCGTGACGCAGATGGTCAACGTGATCAACGGCGTGCACGCGATGATCCCCAAGGAGATCTTCGCCCCGGACTACCGTTCGACGATCAGCGTCGCGTAG
- a CDS encoding NAD(P)H-dependent oxidoreductase — MNLARALAARDDAGRPIRVGLVGAGKFGTMILAQLRLMPGVQLCVLADLDAGRARRAAVSAGWSADAFALARDANTANDTARAGRVALVESGEVAAACEIDVLIEATGHEEAGALHAYRALERGVHVVMVTVEADVVVGPLLHAHARKHGAVYSMAYGDQPAIICELVDWARTCGFEVVAAGKGTKFAPVYRRSTPDTAFGYYGFTPEQIATGGFNPKMFNSFLDGTKSAIEMVAVANATGLDVAEEGLTFAPASVNDLATLMRPRSEGGILPRAGIADVVSCVREDESFVENHLRWGVYVTFTSESAYAQRCFGEYGMSTDQSGRYTALWRPYHLIGLEIGVSVASVALRGEPTGAPFAGHRAEVVCATRRAMRAGEIIDGEGGYAVYGTSVPAARARERRLVPMGLAHGLRLQRDVEADHPIGEADVTFDESSFLWKLRREQDALVAAAV, encoded by the coding sequence ATGAACCTCGCTCGCGCACTCGCGGCACGTGACGACGCCGGCCGTCCGATCCGCGTCGGCCTCGTCGGCGCCGGCAAGTTCGGCACGATGATCCTCGCGCAGCTGCGCTTGATGCCCGGCGTGCAGCTGTGCGTCCTCGCCGATCTCGACGCGGGGCGCGCGCGCAGAGCCGCCGTCAGCGCCGGGTGGAGCGCGGACGCGTTCGCGCTCGCGCGCGACGCGAACACGGCGAACGACACGGCGCGCGCCGGGCGCGTCGCGCTCGTCGAGAGCGGCGAAGTCGCGGCGGCGTGCGAGATCGACGTGCTGATCGAAGCGACCGGGCATGAAGAAGCCGGCGCGCTCCACGCCTATCGCGCGCTCGAACGCGGCGTCCACGTCGTGATGGTGACGGTGGAAGCCGACGTCGTCGTCGGGCCCTTGCTGCACGCGCACGCGCGCAAGCACGGCGCGGTCTACTCGATGGCGTACGGCGATCAGCCGGCGATCATCTGCGAGCTCGTCGACTGGGCGCGCACCTGCGGCTTCGAGGTCGTCGCCGCCGGGAAGGGAACGAAATTCGCCCCGGTCTACCGGCGTTCGACGCCCGACACCGCGTTCGGCTACTACGGCTTCACCCCCGAGCAGATCGCGACCGGCGGCTTCAATCCGAAGATGTTCAACTCGTTTCTCGACGGGACGAAGTCGGCGATCGAGATGGTCGCCGTCGCGAATGCCACGGGGCTGGACGTCGCCGAGGAAGGGCTGACGTTCGCGCCCGCCTCGGTGAACGATCTGGCGACGCTGATGCGGCCGCGCAGTGAAGGCGGAATTCTGCCGCGCGCCGGGATCGCCGACGTCGTCTCGTGCGTGCGCGAAGACGAATCGTTCGTCGAGAACCACCTGCGCTGGGGCGTCTACGTGACGTTCACCTCCGAGAGCGCGTACGCACAGCGCTGCTTCGGCGAGTACGGGATGTCGACCGATCAGAGCGGCCGGTATACCGCGCTGTGGCGTCCGTACCATTTGATCGGGCTGGAGATCGGCGTCTCGGTGGCGTCCGTCGCGCTGCGCGGAGAGCCTACCGGCGCGCCGTTCGCGGGCCATCGTGCGGAAGTCGTCTGCGCGACGCGGCGCGCGATGCGCGCCGGCGAGATCATCGACGGCGAAGGCGGCTACGCCGTCTACGGCACCAGCGTCCCGGCTGCGCGCGCGCGCGAACGACGCCTCGTTCCGATGGGGCTCGCGCACGGGTTGCGGCTGCAGCGCGACGTCGAGGCCGACCATCCGATCGGCGAAGCCGACGTCACCTTCGACGAGTCGTCGTTCCTCTGGAAACTGCGCCGCGAACAGGACGCGCTCGTCGCGGCCGCCGTCTAA
- a CDS encoding GntR family transcriptional regulator, producing MIDSLREAILTGRYRPGERLVQDELADAFGISRIPLREALRRLEGEGLVLMSPNRGAIVRPLGPKDVVDLYDLRLALESLALRRAAERYADLREATQQRSEEAMHAIAAGDLTTLFHLDRDYHAELAAASDNPHLVAALGGQWSQIMRVMHAYLEIETYPPGIWDDHAAIASAVAHGDGEAAVARLECHLVLSRDRILSHLRETNAR from the coding sequence GTGATCGACTCCCTCCGGGAGGCGATTCTGACCGGCCGGTACCGGCCCGGCGAGCGTCTCGTCCAGGACGAACTCGCGGATGCGTTCGGCATCAGCCGTATTCCCCTGCGCGAAGCGCTGCGGCGGCTGGAGGGCGAGGGGCTGGTGCTGATGAGCCCCAACCGCGGCGCGATCGTGCGGCCCCTGGGTCCCAAGGACGTCGTCGACCTCTACGACCTGCGCTTGGCGCTCGAATCGCTGGCCCTGCGGCGCGCGGCCGAGCGCTACGCCGACTTGCGTGAAGCGACGCAGCAGCGCAGCGAGGAGGCGATGCACGCGATCGCCGCCGGCGATCTGACGACGCTCTTCCACCTCGACCGCGACTATCACGCCGAGCTCGCCGCCGCATCCGACAACCCGCACCTCGTCGCCGCGCTCGGCGGCCAGTGGTCGCAGATCATGCGCGTGATGCACGCATACTTGGAGATCGAAACGTATCCGCCGGGGATTTGGGACGATCATGCCGCGATCGCGAGCGCCGTCGCGCACGGCGACGGCGAGGCCGCCGTCGCGCGCCTCGAGTGTCACCTCGTCTTAAGCCGCGACCGCATCCTCAGCCACCTTCGGGAGACGAACGCACGATGA
- a CDS encoding acyl-CoA mutase large subunit family protein yields the protein MQTPEKIRSVAGDREQWEQLTLLSFMERRPEARPVFRTLGGLPHERVYTPEHIALDYGRDLGFPGAFPYTRGPYPTMYRAQPWTMRQIAGFGTADDTNARFRYLIAQGQTGISTDFDMPTLMGYDSDDVRSEGEVGREGVAIDSVDDMHDLYADIDLEKISVSMTINPSAWILFAMYLTVADERGFDRNKLSGTIQNDIIKEYVSQKEWVYPPRPAMRIVRDSIVYSTQNLPRYNPVNVSGYHTREAGSTAIQEVAFTLAAGMAYVEDVVRAGVDVDDFAPRLSFFFVSQIDFLEEVAKFRAARRVWARLMKERFGAKKAESMRLRFHCQTAGVSCTAREPLNNIARTAIEGLAAVLGGAQSLHTNGYDEALSIPSEAAMKIALRTQQIIAEETGVVGTIDPLAGSYAVESLTNRIEQGCFDYFAEIDKRGGVVKCIEDNFFQIELADAAYDLHRRKDAGERHVVGVTKYRDDSANPHVELHHVDEGAANRQLARLAKTRAKRDGAAVQRALDEIVRVAQTDENIMPSTLAAVKARATGGEIINALRPVFGTYVETPVF from the coding sequence ATGCAGACGCCCGAGAAAATTCGTTCCGTCGCCGGAGACCGCGAGCAGTGGGAGCAGCTGACCCTGCTGTCGTTCATGGAGCGCCGCCCCGAGGCGCGCCCGGTGTTCCGGACCCTCGGCGGCCTGCCGCACGAACGCGTCTATACGCCCGAGCACATCGCGCTCGACTACGGCCGCGATCTCGGCTTCCCCGGCGCCTTCCCGTACACGCGCGGGCCCTACCCGACGATGTATCGCGCGCAGCCGTGGACGATGCGCCAGATCGCCGGCTTCGGGACCGCCGACGACACCAACGCGCGCTTCCGCTACCTGATCGCGCAAGGGCAAACCGGGATCTCGACCGACTTCGACATGCCGACCCTGATGGGCTACGACTCCGACGACGTGCGCAGCGAAGGTGAGGTCGGCCGCGAGGGCGTCGCGATCGACAGCGTCGACGACATGCACGATCTCTACGCCGATATCGATCTCGAGAAGATCAGCGTCTCGATGACGATCAATCCATCGGCGTGGATCCTCTTCGCGATGTACCTCACCGTCGCCGACGAGCGCGGCTTCGACCGCAACAAGCTCTCCGGGACGATTCAGAACGACATCATCAAAGAGTACGTCTCGCAGAAAGAGTGGGTCTATCCGCCGCGCCCGGCGATGCGGATCGTGCGCGACTCGATCGTCTACTCGACGCAGAACCTGCCGCGCTACAACCCCGTCAACGTCAGCGGCTACCACACGCGCGAAGCCGGCAGCACCGCGATTCAGGAAGTGGCGTTCACGCTCGCGGCGGGGATGGCGTACGTCGAGGACGTCGTGCGTGCCGGCGTCGACGTCGACGACTTCGCACCGCGGCTATCGTTCTTCTTCGTCTCTCAGATCGATTTCTTGGAAGAGGTCGCGAAATTCCGCGCCGCGCGGCGCGTGTGGGCGCGGCTGATGAAGGAACGCTTCGGCGCGAAGAAAGCCGAGTCGATGCGCCTGCGCTTCCATTGCCAGACCGCCGGCGTCTCGTGCACCGCGCGCGAACCGCTCAACAACATCGCGCGCACCGCGATCGAAGGGTTGGCGGCGGTGCTGGGCGGCGCGCAGTCGCTGCACACCAACGGCTATGACGAAGCGCTCTCGATTCCGAGCGAGGCGGCGATGAAGATCGCGTTGCGCACGCAGCAGATCATCGCCGAGGAGACCGGCGTCGTCGGCACGATCGATCCGCTCGCCGGCTCCTACGCCGTCGAGTCGCTGACGAACCGGATCGAACAAGGGTGCTTCGATTACTTCGCCGAGATCGATAAGCGCGGTGGCGTCGTCAAGTGCATCGAGGACAACTTCTTTCAGATTGAACTCGCTGACGCGGCGTACGATCTGCATCGCCGCAAGGACGCGGGCGAACGCCACGTCGTCGGCGTCACGAAGTACCGCGACGACTCGGCGAACCCGCACGTCGAACTGCACCACGTCGACGAAGGCGCCGCAAACCGCCAGCTCGCGCGGCTCGCGAAAACCCGTGCCAAGCGCGACGGCGCGGCCGTGCAGCGCGCGCTCGACGAGATCGTGCGCGTCGCGCAGACCGACGAGAACATCATGCCCTCGACGCTCGCCGCCGTAAAGGCGCGCGCGACCGGCGGCGAGATCATCAATGCGCTGCGTCCCGTGTTCGGGACCTACGTCGAGACGCCGGTCTTTTGA
- the meaB gene encoding methylmalonyl Co-A mutase-associated GTPase MeaB codes for MHRDLARAISSVENGIVELPAALARLAHLGHVPPAHHAEVIGITGPPGAGKSTLVDRLIEGIRAGGESVAVIAVDPSSPFTQGAVLGDRVRMQRHAGDNGVFIRSMASREGGGGLAPATRDAVRLAEAAGFDVVIVETVGVGQIELEVVAVADQIVVVTVPALGDSVQTIKAGLTEIADIFVVNMADRPGANRTALDLKHMVREGQRDIPVLQTVAQDGTGVADLLAAILSRRGGSEVNAVRAVRFEVVRRARDRAVIAALASLDSPDGSAVLDRVRARELSRNDAIDALLAIYGGPVHAH; via the coding sequence GTGCACCGCGACCTGGCGCGGGCAATCTCCAGCGTCGAGAACGGGATCGTCGAGCTGCCCGCGGCGCTCGCGCGCCTCGCGCATCTCGGCCACGTCCCGCCGGCGCATCACGCGGAGGTCATCGGGATCACCGGGCCGCCCGGCGCCGGAAAATCGACGCTCGTCGACCGTCTGATCGAGGGGATCCGCGCCGGCGGCGAGAGCGTCGCGGTAATCGCGGTCGATCCGTCGTCGCCGTTCACGCAGGGCGCGGTGCTCGGCGATCGCGTGCGGATGCAGCGGCATGCCGGCGACAACGGCGTGTTCATCCGGAGCATGGCCTCGCGCGAGGGCGGCGGCGGTCTCGCGCCGGCGACGCGCGACGCGGTGCGCCTCGCCGAAGCGGCGGGGTTCGACGTCGTGATCGTCGAGACGGTCGGCGTCGGACAGATCGAACTGGAAGTCGTCGCGGTCGCCGATCAGATCGTCGTCGTCACCGTCCCCGCGCTCGGCGATTCGGTGCAGACGATCAAAGCCGGGCTCACCGAGATCGCCGACATCTTCGTCGTCAACATGGCCGACCGCCCCGGCGCGAACCGCACCGCGCTCGACCTCAAGCACATGGTGCGCGAAGGTCAGCGCGACATCCCGGTCCTGCAGACGGTGGCGCAGGACGGCACGGGCGTCGCCGACCTCCTCGCGGCGATCCTTTCGCGCCGCGGCGGCAGCGAGGTCAACGCCGTGCGCGCCGTACGCTTTGAGGTCGTGCGGCGCGCGCGCGACCGTGCGGTGATCGCGGCGCTTGCTTCACTCGACTCTCCCGACGGCAGCGCCGTGCTCGACCGCGTGCGCGCCCGCGAACTTTCCCGCAACGACGCGATCGACGCGCTGCTCGCGATCTACGGAGGACCCGTTCATGCCCATTAA
- a CDS encoding cobalamin B12-binding domain-containing protein, with protein sequence MPIKVLVAKPGLDGHDRGAKIVARALRDAGMEVVYTGLHQTPEMIVNAAIQEDVDVVGVSILSGAHMTIFPKIMDLLREREVDDIVVIGGGVIQEPDIPKLKEIGVREVFNAEASTQDLIDGIERIVAEYGRDRTRREAAGAS encoded by the coding sequence ATGCCCATTAAGGTGCTCGTCGCCAAACCCGGCCTCGACGGCCACGACCGCGGCGCGAAGATCGTCGCGCGCGCCCTTCGCGACGCCGGGATGGAAGTCGTGTACACGGGCCTGCATCAGACGCCGGAGATGATCGTCAACGCGGCGATTCAGGAGGACGTCGACGTCGTCGGCGTGAGCATCCTCTCGGGCGCGCACATGACGATCTTCCCGAAGATCATGGATCTGCTGCGCGAGCGCGAGGTCGACGATATCGTCGTCATCGGCGGCGGCGTGATCCAAGAGCCCGACATTCCGAAGCTCAAGGAGATCGGCGTGCGCGAGGTCTTCAACGCCGAAGCGTCGACGCAGGATCTGATCGACGGCATCGAGCGGATCGTCGCCGAGTACGGCCGCGACCGCACGCGCCGCGAGGCGGCCGGGGCGAGTTGA